A single region of the Myripristis murdjan chromosome 3, fMyrMur1.1, whole genome shotgun sequence genome encodes:
- the LOC115357018 gene encoding trace amine-associated receptor 13c, whose protein sequence is MTALLANVSVPRSTAVLLPTTDCPINLTAAAQSGELGPGRSLAPLCTLCCCGLLNRTLTVIFMVTLAFAIVVGNVVTLTVFMQTRQSRTPQGYLKVSLAIADMMVGVLVVPFSVYTEISLMVTSTPPVWYQGSSSASSLSSLGGLVGPWQPCMLIGPVFAGCTFVSISTIFLMTVERSVAILRPLHKDALVTRRRTLLLILLSWAASFLLALAPLIFSGNFTLEYNECSRMCNYTPLWYGGQLPPDANILLLFPAFDFTLLGGTLAVNILSFTSIRRYSRKRKLLSEGSLRDGGGAGGGGCPHRPSFSDIKAAKTIGILTFAFTASFSPIAVFVLGNVVGYTWCNFSFFAFWILAGNSCCNVIIYSVRDHRFRKGVTLLFQRDQSPPHGEKT, encoded by the exons ATGACTGCCCTGCTTGCCAATGTCAGTGTACCCAGGAGCACAGCGGTTCTGCTGCCAACCACAGACTGCCCTATTaacctgactgcagctgcccaGTCAGGGGAACTGGGGCCAGGCCGATCACTGGCCCCTCTGTGCACCCTCTGCTGCTGTGGCCTTCTCAATCGCACCTTGACAGTGATTTTCATGGTGACCCTGGCCTTTGCCATTGTGGTTGGAAATGTGGTCACCCTTACTGTCTTCATGCAAACAAGACAGTCCCGAACACCGCAGGGATACCTGAAAG TCTCCCTGGCCATCGCAGACATGATGGTGGGCGTCCTCGTGGTCCCCTTCTCTGTCTACACTGAGATCTCTCTGATGGTAACCAGCACGCCTCCCGTCTGGTACCAGGGTAgttcctccgcctcctccttgtcctctctGGGCGGGTTAGTCGGCCCTTGGCAGCCCTGCATGCTGATTGGTCCTGTGTTTGCTGGATGCACCTTTGTCTCCATCAGCACCATCTTCCTCATGACGGTGGAGCGTAGTGTGGCGATCCTACGGCCACTGCACAAGGACGCCTTGGTCACACGAAGACGAACTCtactcctcatcctcctctcctgggCCGCGAGCTTCCTGCTGGCTCTTGCGCCCCTCATTTTCAGCGGCAACTTTACTCTGGAGTATAACGAATGCAGCCGCATGTGTAACTACACCCCCCTGTGGTACGGAGGCCAGCTGCCACCCGATGCCAACATCCTGCTGTTATTCCCAGCATTTGACTTCACACTGCTTGGTGGCACATTGGCAGTTAACATCCTGTCATTCACTAGCATCCGCCGCTACTCCCGTAAACGAAAACTGCTCTCGGAGGGCAGCCTACGTGATGgagggggagcaggaggaggagggtgccCTCACAGGCCGTCCTTTTCAGACATTAAAGCCGCCAAGACAATTGGCATACTAACGTTTGCCTTCACGGCATCCTTCTCTCCAATTGCAGTGTTTGTGCTGGGGAATGTAGTGGGATACACCTGGTGTAACTTCTCCTTCTTTGCCTTCTGGATCCTAGCAGGGAACAGCTGCTGTAATGTCATCATCTACAGCGTCAGGGACCATCGCTTCAGGAAGGGTGTGACCCTGCTGTTTCAGAGAGACCAGTCCCCACCACATGGTGAGAAGACCTGA